One Myxococcales bacterium genomic window, CGTAGGTCGAGGGCCTCGCTGGCGCCCACTTGAGCGAGCACCGCATCGTCGAGCAACTCTCGCAGGGCGACTTCCTTGGAGACGGCGCGCGCTCGAACGGCTGCCTCGAGCATGCCCCGTGTCACCACGTAGGTCCCGGCGCGAGCGACTTGGTCCGTGGCAGCCGGCAGCGCGAGGTCGAGGCGCGGTCGCTCGACCTCCTTGCCGCCGCACGACGCCAACGCCAGAGCAGCGAACGGCGCCACGAGGACCATCGGGCCGGTCGCGCGAGCCATCCGGCGAGCCATCCCACGACACAGCCTCATCGTTTCACGCCGGAGCGGGCGATGTGCGTGGCTCCACGAACGGCGACGGCGCCGGCGATCAACCAATAGAACCCAAGGAGGTCCTCGGAGCGCGTCAAGGCGACGCTGCCGAGCACGAACGCCACGAAGGCGCCCGCAAGCAGGGCCAGGGCCACGATGTCAAACGCGTGCATGACCGCCGGAGAATATCCGAAGGTCGGGCGCGATGTTTCCCAAAGCGCGGAGCGTCAACGCACGAAGGCGACGACGATGCCGAGTATCGCGACGAGCACGACTCCCGAAAGCGCGACGACGACGGCCCGTCGGCGCGTCGATGGCGCCGCGGCGCGACCGCGCTTGTGGCGGGCGAGTGCCACGTTCGTAACTTGCGAAACGAGCGCCACCGATGCGGCGAGCGTCACGAGCCGAACGAGCAGCGCGCGCTCGGGCACCATCGGCCCCCAGCCGACGAGCTGGAGCGCGACCGCGCACACCGCCGCCGAGAGCACGTAGTAGCGATCACCCGACGGTGACGTCGCGCGAGGTCGGAGATCGTCGGCTTCGTCGAAGCGGGGCTCGGCCGAGGAGCGCCGAAAGGTTGGGGCCGCGGACGCGTACGCGAAGAGCCCCCATCCGAGCACACCGCTGATGCCGCGCATGAGGTCGACGCGTGGCGTGGCGAGGCTCCACACGAGCGCGCTGGTGATGACCAACCCCCACACGGAGACGAGCCGCGCCGCCTTGGCTCGTCCTCGGCCCTCGAGCAGGATGGCGGCGCCGATCGTCGCAAGTCCGGACAGCGCCAGCACGCGCAGCGAAGTGGTGCCACCGCGCGCCCAAGCCACGGGGGCCACGGTCACGGCCCACGCGTACGCGGCAGGAACGCTCGCCTGCGCCACGGAGCCGATGTCAGCCACGCGCGAGATGAACGAGCGCGGCGCTTCCGGCCGCTCGGCGCTCTCCGCGGTGTCCGCATCCACCATGCCTGACCTATACAGCGCGAGCGCCGGTCATGCGAGCGGCCGACGGTTGAGCGCTGACGCCGGCACGAGGTCAGAGGGCAGCTGGGTGACGAGCTGGGTGGGCCGCTGAGAGGGCTCGCCTTGGCCTAGTCCGGCCGCCGATGGCAAACTGAGGCGGCTCCAGAGTTCGCGGTCGAGCAGCTGACTCGGGCGGACGTTGCCGAGGGCCGAAAGCATGATGGACTTGGTCCCGGGGCGCTCGCGTTCGAGGCCGTCGAGCATCCGCCCGACGACCTTGCGCTGGAGATTTTCCTGCGATCCGCACAGATCGCACGGCAGAATCGGAAACTCCATCCGCTCCGAAAAGTCACGGATGTCTTCTTCTGCGCAATAGAGCAGCGGGCGAATGACGACGTTCCTCCCGTCGTCGGCGACGAGCTTCGGCGGCATCGCGGAGAGCTGGCCAGCGAAGAGGACGTTCAACATGAATGTCTGCAGCACGTCGTCGCGATGGTGCCCGAGCGCGATCTTGGTGCACCCCTCTTCGGCTGCGATTCGGTACAAGATCCCGCGGCGAAGGCGTGAACAGAGCGAACAAGTCGTCTTGCCCTCGGGGACCTTCTCTTTGACGATCGAGTACGTGTCCTCGGCGACCATCGAGAAGTCGTAGCCCTCGCGCGCCATGTAGTCGCGGAGCAGGTGCCCCGGGTATCCCGGGTGACCCTGGTCGATGTTGACGACCTTGAGGGCAAAGCGCGCCGAGGAGCGCTTCTGCAACGCCCGGAGGATGTGGAGCAGCGTGTAGCTGTCCTTGCCGCCGCTGACGGCGACCAGCACGCGGTCGCCGTCTTCAATCATCGAAAAATCGCCGATGGCGCGCCCCACTTGGCGTGTGAGGCGCAGCTCGAGCTCGACGTTGCGGGGAGTGGGTGCGGGGCCGAGCGTCATGACGCGGGGCCTATAGCACGCTCCCTGGGGGCCGTCCGGGGGCCGGCCTCAGCCCTTGCCGGCGGCGCGCTCGACGATGGAGAGGAACGTCAGGACGCCGTGTCCCGTCGCGCCTTTGGGGTTCCAGCCGTAGACGCGCTCCGTGGACGCAGGCCCGGCCAAGTCGACGTGGACCCAGTTCTTGGTCGCGCCGATGAACTCGCGCAGGAAGAGCGCGGCCGAGATGGAGCCACCCCAGCGGTCGCCCGTGTGCTTGATGTCGGCGACGTCGCTCTTCAGTTGGTCCTTGAGCTCCTCGAGGAGGGGCATGCGCCACATTTGCTCGCCGGAGGCCTTGAGCGCGGCAGCGAACTCGCTGTTGGCCGCGTCGGTGTTTGCGTAGTAGCCGCTGCAGGTCGTGCCGAGCGCGACGACGCAGGCGCCGGTGAGCGTCGCGTTGTCGACGAGCAGGTCCCCGCCTAGTTCTCGCGCGTACGCGAGCGCGTCTGCCAGGATGAGACGGCCTTCGGCGTCGGTGTTGACGATCTCGACGGTCTTGCCGTCGAGCGAGCCCCAGATGTCACCAGGCCGGTAGGCGTTGCCGTCGGGCATGTTCTCCGCCGCGGCGAAGATGCCGTGGACAGCGACGTTGGGCTTCAGCGCGGAGACAGCCGCCATGAGGCCGACGACGTTGGCGGCGCCGGACATGTCGTGCTTCATCTCTTGCATGCCCTGCGCGGGCTTGATGCTGATGCCGCCGGTGTCGAAGGTGATGCCCTTGCCCACGAAGACGAGGGTCTTCTTGGGCTTCTTCGGCACGTAGGCGAGGTGCACGAGGCGCGGGGGATTTTCGCTGCCGCGGCCCACGG contains:
- the ttcA gene encoding tRNA 2-thiocytidine(32) synthetase TtcA, whose amino-acid sequence is MTLGPAPTPRNVELELRLTRQVGRAIGDFSMIEDGDRVLVAVSGGKDSYTLLHILRALQKRSSARFALKVVNIDQGHPGYPGHLLRDYMAREGYDFSMVAEDTYSIVKEKVPEGKTTCSLCSRLRRGILYRIAAEEGCTKIALGHHRDDVLQTFMLNVLFAGQLSAMPPKLVADDGRNVVIRPLLYCAEEDIRDFSERMEFPILPCDLCGSQENLQRKVVGRMLDGLERERPGTKSIMLSALGNVRPSQLLDRELWSRLSLPSAAGLGQGEPSQRPTQLVTQLPSDLVPASALNRRPLA
- a CDS encoding leucyl aminopeptidase, with the protein product MPLDISIHAGAIGEQTGDLLIVGLWAFALGKKGTYPAPVLAAEKVLGGSLSALLAKEEFTGKKDQVVSVQPLAAGAPKVVLCGLGERASAKDGDLRTFAAKVARMALAEKAKKLVVALPDGLDARLRPIAEGLELGAYRFTKYLTGDRAPKELLEAVALIVSKKPLVQSKKDVATGKDVAAAVNLARDLSNEPPNTLTPAALAAEAQKLAKATGLEVQVFDYKEIVKRGMSLIDAVGRGSENPPRLVHLAYVPKKPKKTLVFVGKGITFDTGGISIKPAQGMQEMKHDMSGAANVVGLMAAVSALKPNVAVHGIFAAAENMPDGNAYRPGDIWGSLDGKTVEIVNTDAEGRLILADALAYARELGGDLLVDNATLTGACVVALGTTCSGYYANTDAANSEFAAALKASGEQMWRMPLLEELKDQLKSDVADIKHTGDRWGGSISAALFLREFIGATKNWVHVDLAGPASTERVYGWNPKGATGHGVLTFLSIVERAAGKG